A genomic segment from Pseudomonas sp. S09G 359 encodes:
- a CDS encoding zinc ribbon domain-containing protein YjdM: MSTLPPCPKCNSEYTYEDGAQLICPECAHEWSANAEADVAGDETVKKDSVGNVLQDGDTITVIKDLKVKGTSLVVKVGTKVKNIRLCDGDHDIDCKIDGIGPMKLKSEFVRKV, translated from the coding sequence GTGAGCACGTTGCCACCCTGCCCGAAATGTAATTCCGAATACACCTACGAAGACGGCGCCCAGCTGATCTGCCCGGAATGCGCCCACGAGTGGTCCGCCAATGCCGAAGCTGACGTGGCGGGCGACGAAACCGTGAAGAAAGACTCTGTAGGCAATGTCCTGCAGGACGGCGACACCATCACCGTGATCAAGGACCTCAAGGTCAAGGGCACCTCCCTGGTGGTCAAGGTCGGCACCAAGGTCAAGAACATCCGCCTGTGCGACGGCGACCACGATATCGATTGCAAGATCGACGGTATCGGCCCAATGAAACTCAAGTCCGAGTTCGTGCGCAAAGTCTGA
- a CDS encoding methyl-accepting chemotaxis protein, translating to MTATVQEVARNAEQASLAAADADGQARAGDKVVAEAIAQIERLAAEVARSTDAMTHLQQESNKIGSVMDVIKAVAEQTNLLALNAAIEAARAGEAGRGFAVVADEVRGLAQRTQKSTEEIEGLVAGLQNGTQQVANVMNNSRSLTDSSVELTRKAGVSLENITRTVSNIQSMNQQIAAAAEQQSAVAEEISRSIVNVRDVSEQTATASDETAKSSVELARLGSQLQQMVSHFRV from the coding sequence ATGACTGCGACCGTACAGGAAGTGGCACGCAACGCCGAGCAGGCCTCCCTGGCCGCCGCCGATGCTGACGGCCAGGCCCGCGCTGGCGACAAAGTGGTGGCCGAAGCCATCGCCCAGATCGAACGCCTGGCGGCCGAAGTGGCGCGCTCCACCGACGCCATGACGCACCTGCAACAAGAGAGCAACAAGATCGGCAGCGTGATGGACGTGATCAAGGCCGTAGCCGAACAGACCAACCTGCTGGCCCTCAACGCCGCGATCGAAGCGGCCCGTGCCGGTGAAGCCGGTCGTGGGTTTGCCGTGGTGGCCGACGAAGTGCGTGGCCTGGCCCAGCGCACACAGAAGTCCACCGAAGAAATCGAAGGCCTGGTCGCCGGTTTGCAGAACGGCACCCAGCAAGTCGCCAACGTGATGAACAACAGCCGCAGCCTCACCGACAGCAGCGTCGAACTGACGCGCAAGGCCGGTGTGTCCCTGGAGAACATCACCCGTACGGTGTCGAACATCCAGTCGATGAACCAGCAGATCGCCGCCGCCGCCGAGCAACAAAGCGCCGTGGCCGAAGAGATCAGCCGCAGCATCGTCAATGTGCGTGACGTGTCGGAACAGACCGCTACCGCGAGTGACGAGACGGCAAAATCGAGTGTGGAACTGGCGCGTTTGGGTAGCCAGTTGCAGCAGATGGTCAGCCACTTCCGGGTTTAA
- a CDS encoding glyoxalase superfamily protein: MHLGKVTPILRIFDEAKALEFYVDFLGFKVDWQHRFEANFPLYLQVSLGDCVLHLSEHHGDASPGAAVRIQAQGVDAYQQQLQGKDYRYAKPEVEATPWGSREMSIKDPFGNRVVFVEEGEG; encoded by the coding sequence ATGCACTTAGGAAAAGTCACCCCCATTTTGCGCATTTTCGACGAGGCCAAGGCGTTGGAGTTCTACGTCGACTTCCTGGGGTTCAAGGTCGATTGGCAGCATCGCTTCGAGGCGAATTTCCCCTTGTATCTGCAAGTGTCGTTGGGTGACTGCGTGCTGCATCTGTCCGAGCACCATGGCGATGCTTCGCCAGGGGCGGCAGTGCGGATTCAGGCGCAAGGCGTGGACGCATACCAGCAGCAATTGCAGGGCAAGGACTACCGTTATGCCAAGCCTGAAGTTGAGGCAACGCCCTGGGGCTCGCGGGAGATGAGCATCAAGGACCCATTCGGCAATCGGGTGGTGTTTGTCGAGGAAGGCGAGGGCTGA
- a CDS encoding polyprenyl synthetase family protein, with protein sequence MQPQAFYRAVADDFSAVDGIIKQQLTSKVPLVSKIGDYITSAGGKRLRPLLVLLCGKALGREGDDLRLLAATIEFLHTATLLHDDVVDMSGMRRGRETANAMWGNAPSVLVGDFLYSRSFEMMVELGSMPVMKILSQATRIIAEGEVLQLSKVRDASTTEETYMEVIRGKTAMLFEASTHSAAALCGATAEQAEALRTFGDHLGVAFQLVDDLLDYRGDAETLGKNVGDDLAEGKPTLPLIYTMREGTPEQAALVRKAIQKGGIEDLESIRAAVEASGSLDYTAQLARDYVARAIKCLEALPASEYRDALVELSEFAVARTH encoded by the coding sequence ATGCAACCCCAAGCTTTCTACCGCGCGGTCGCGGACGATTTTAGCGCCGTCGACGGCATCATCAAGCAGCAGCTGACGTCTAAAGTGCCGCTGGTCTCCAAAATTGGCGACTATATTACGTCGGCGGGCGGTAAACGCCTGCGTCCTTTATTAGTGTTGCTGTGTGGCAAGGCCCTGGGCCGCGAAGGCGATGACCTGCGCCTGCTGGCCGCTACCATCGAATTCCTGCACACCGCCACCCTGCTGCATGACGACGTGGTCGACATGTCCGGCATGCGCCGTGGCCGCGAGACCGCCAATGCGATGTGGGGCAACGCCCCGAGCGTACTGGTGGGCGACTTCCTGTACTCGCGCTCGTTCGAAATGATGGTCGAGCTGGGCTCGATGCCGGTGATGAAGATTCTTTCACAGGCCACGCGCATCATCGCCGAAGGCGAAGTGTTGCAGCTGTCGAAAGTCCGCGACGCCAGCACCACTGAAGAAACCTATATGGAAGTGATTCGCGGCAAAACCGCGATGCTCTTCGAAGCCTCGACCCACAGCGCCGCCGCCCTGTGTGGCGCCACCGCCGAACAGGCCGAAGCGCTGCGCACCTTTGGCGATCACCTGGGCGTGGCCTTCCAACTGGTAGACGACCTGCTCGACTACCGTGGCGATGCGGAAACCCTGGGCAAGAACGTCGGTGACGACCTCGCCGAAGGCAAGCCGACCCTGCCACTGATCTACACCATGCGCGAAGGTACGCCGGAACAGGCGGCCCTGGTGCGCAAGGCGATCCAGAAAGGCGGCATCGAAGACCTGGAAAGCATCCGCGCTGCCGTGGAAGCCTCGGGCTCGCTGGACTACACCGCGCAACTGGCGCGTGACTACGTGGCCCGTGCAATCAAGTGCCTGGAAGCCCTTCCAGCCAGCGAATACCGGGACGCCCTGGTTGAGCTGAGTGAGTTTGCGGTCGCGCGTACTCACTAA
- a CDS encoding FKBP-type peptidyl-prolyl cis-trans isomerase encodes MSEVNLSTDETRVSYGIGRQLGDQLRDNPPPGVSLDAILAGLTDAFAGQPSRVDQEQMAASFKVIREIMQAEAAAKAEAAAGAGLAFLAENAKRDGITTLASGLQFEVLTAGTGAKPTREDQVRTHYHGTLIDGTVFDSSYERGQPAEFPVGGVIAGWTEALQLMNAGSKWRLYVPSELAYGAQGVGSIPPHSVLVFDVELLDVL; translated from the coding sequence ATGTCCGAAGTTAATCTGTCCACCGACGAAACCCGCGTCAGCTACGGTATCGGCCGTCAGTTGGGCGACCAACTGCGCGACAACCCGCCACCGGGTGTGAGCCTGGACGCCATCCTGGCAGGCCTGACCGACGCGTTCGCCGGCCAGCCAAGCCGTGTTGATCAAGAGCAAATGGCTGCCAGCTTCAAAGTCATCCGCGAAATCATGCAAGCCGAAGCGGCGGCCAAGGCCGAAGCAGCAGCGGGTGCTGGCCTGGCATTCCTGGCTGAAAACGCCAAGCGTGATGGCATCACCACCCTGGCTTCCGGCCTGCAATTTGAAGTGTTGACTGCAGGTACCGGCGCCAAGCCGACCCGCGAAGACCAAGTGCGCACCCACTACCACGGCACCCTGATCGACGGCACTGTGTTCGACAGCTCCTACGAGCGTGGCCAGCCTGCAGAATTCCCGGTAGGCGGCGTGATCGCCGGCTGGACCGAAGCCCTGCAACTGATGAATGCCGGCAGCAAATGGCGTCTGTACGTGCCGAGCGAACTGGCTTACGGCGCTCAAGGCGTTGGCAGCATCCCGCCGCACAGCGTTCTGGTGTTCGACGTCGAGCTGCTCGACGTTCTGTAA